A window of Ketobacter sp. MCCC 1A13808 contains these coding sequences:
- a CDS encoding KdsC family phosphatase yields MTEELQSKARKIKLVAFDVDGVMTDGRLYFTSLGDEIKAFNVKDGLGLNLLRETGVEVAIITGRTSELVLRRAKDLKIDNVIQGREDKRRALAELLSELNLTAEQVAYMGDDLPDLAAIQFAGIGVTVADALPIIRQHADIITEKNGGEGAVRELCEWLMSAQGHLDAVQQRFLLDSSDPKS; encoded by the coding sequence ATGACTGAAGAATTACAAAGCAAAGCACGGAAAATAAAGTTGGTTGCGTTCGATGTCGATGGCGTGATGACCGATGGCAGGCTCTATTTCACTAGTCTCGGCGATGAGATAAAAGCCTTCAACGTGAAGGACGGTCTGGGTTTAAACCTGTTGCGCGAGACCGGCGTTGAAGTCGCCATCATTACCGGACGCACATCTGAACTGGTGCTCCGCCGAGCCAAAGACCTGAAAATTGACAACGTCATACAAGGCCGAGAGGACAAGCGACGCGCTTTGGCAGAGCTGCTATCTGAGCTGAACCTGACAGCAGAACAAGTGGCCTATATGGGGGACGATCTGCCAGACCTAGCTGCGATACAATTTGCCGGTATTGGCGTCACCGTGGCAGATGCATTGCCCATCATACGCCAGCATGCAGACATCATCACAGAGAAGAACGGGGGCGAAGGTGCGGTCAGAGAGCTTTGTGAGTGGTTGATGTCAGCTCAAGGTCACCTGGATGCGGTACAGCAACGCTTCTTGCTCGATAGTTCTGATCCTAAATCATGA
- the lptC gene encoding LPS export ABC transporter periplasmic protein LptC: MKNRQQIFIFNTLLTLAVLALYTYHKWDAWFAPQDVISSDVDLPDLTAITVKQDNFDQDGNKEYELRAESMLQYLATDRNLMIRPDITLFQETVATWQTSSAEAVSDNEGEELHLTGNVVIKQINFAEKGLKEAPTLETETLLLKPKESFATTDDRVIIRQSGIYIEATGLEADLNTNRITLREKVTSIYEPDKS; the protein is encoded by the coding sequence ATGAAAAACCGCCAGCAAATTTTTATTTTTAATACCCTGCTTACGCTTGCAGTACTCGCGCTCTACACCTATCACAAATGGGACGCGTGGTTCGCGCCGCAAGATGTCATCAGTTCCGACGTTGACCTGCCCGACCTTACCGCCATCACGGTGAAGCAGGACAATTTCGACCAGGACGGGAACAAGGAATACGAGCTCAGGGCGGAATCGATGCTCCAGTATCTTGCGACTGACCGCAACTTAATGATCCGCCCTGATATCACCTTATTTCAGGAAACGGTCGCAACCTGGCAAACCAGTTCCGCCGAGGCCGTTTCAGATAACGAAGGTGAAGAACTGCACCTCACCGGCAATGTCGTAATTAAACAAATCAATTTTGCGGAAAAAGGGCTTAAAGAAGCCCCCACCCTGGAAACAGAGACGCTGCTGTTGAAACCGAAAGAGTCCTTCGCCACCACCGACGACCGCGTTATCATCCGGCAAAGTGGTATTTACATTGAAGCAACCGGATTGGAAGCAGATCTGAACACCAACCGCATTACCTTAAGAGAAAAAGTAACCAGCATTTATGAACCAGATAAATCTTAA
- a CDS encoding KpsF/GutQ family sugar-phosphate isomerase, whose protein sequence is MNTRQDGDEFIQSGRRVIEIETAATHALLARIDKNFQNACEILMQCKGRVIITGMGKSGHIGNKIAATLASTGTPSFFVHPGEASHGDLGMITGEDVVIAISNSGKTEEIVNIVPLIKRKGAPLISMAGDNQSPLATQADVHLDISVKEEACPLGLAPTASTTATLVMGDAIAVALLEARGFTADDFALSHPGGSLGRRLLLLVENIMHSGDKIPLVAKAVTISDALLEMSSKGLGMTGIVDHNNKLIGVFTDGDLRRMLDQGLNTKTTSIEKVMTANPKTISPHILAVEALNMMDKSKITALMVVDKSGTPIGALNMHDLLRAGVM, encoded by the coding sequence ATGAATACCAGACAAGACGGCGACGAGTTTATTCAATCCGGTCGCAGGGTTATAGAAATTGAGACAGCCGCCACCCATGCACTTCTGGCCAGGATCGATAAGAATTTTCAAAATGCCTGCGAGATTCTGATGCAATGCAAAGGCCGGGTCATCATCACAGGAATGGGGAAGTCCGGCCATATCGGCAACAAAATTGCGGCAACACTGGCCAGCACAGGCACCCCGTCTTTTTTTGTTCATCCGGGTGAAGCCAGTCACGGCGACCTGGGCATGATTACCGGCGAAGATGTAGTGATCGCCATTTCTAACTCGGGTAAAACCGAAGAAATTGTCAATATCGTACCGTTGATAAAGCGCAAAGGCGCCCCGCTCATCAGTATGGCAGGCGACAACCAATCACCGCTTGCAACCCAGGCCGATGTCCATCTTGATATCAGTGTTAAAGAAGAAGCCTGTCCGCTTGGACTGGCCCCCACAGCCAGCACTACCGCTACCCTGGTGATGGGCGATGCCATCGCAGTAGCGCTGCTGGAAGCCCGGGGATTTACCGCTGACGATTTTGCACTTTCTCACCCCGGCGGAAGTCTGGGAAGACGCCTACTACTATTAGTGGAAAACATTATGCACAGCGGTGATAAAATCCCGCTGGTTGCGAAAGCAGTGACCATCAGCGATGCACTGCTTGAAATGAGTAGCAAAGGGCTCGGCATGACCGGCATCGTCGATCACAATAATAAGTTGATCGGCGTATTTACTGACGGTGACTTACGCCGGATGCTGGATCAGGGGTTGAACACAAAAACCACCAGTATTGAAAAAGTGATGACCGCGAACCCTAAAACCATCAGCCCCCACATTCTGGCTGTGGAAGCGCTGAACATGATGGACAAAAGCAAAATCACCGCACTGATGGTCGTGGATAAAAGCGGCACCCCGATCGGCGCACTGAATATGCATGACCTGCTGCGTGCAGGGGTAATGTGA
- a CDS encoding calcium/sodium antiporter encodes MLVALLAIVAGLILLVWSSDKFVDGAVGLASALGMSKAMIGLTIVALGTSAPEIVVSIMSALSGAPELALGNAIGSNIANIGLVLGVTAIIAALPIQSGLLKEDLPALIAVTAGVGFLCSDNQLTQTDAFVMIVMLILLMYLLFRYKSEHQDELIEQTTQDDIQGPSKGKSTFWFIVGTVVLIGSSRLLVWGAIEIARAMQISEVIIGLTIVAIGTSLPELAASIASALRKHHDIALGNIVGSNILNLLAVLSAAAVIHPIEISSTTLIRDYGVMCGVTLLLALFMFLPRKARQLSRIKGGILLAAYLAYLAILYQQTITASA; translated from the coding sequence ATGCTGGTTGCCCTCCTGGCCATTGTGGCCGGCTTAATTTTGCTGGTCTGGAGCTCAGACAAATTTGTCGACGGTGCAGTCGGCCTCGCTAGCGCCCTGGGCATGTCAAAAGCGATGATCGGGCTGACTATCGTTGCCCTCGGCACATCCGCCCCGGAAATCGTTGTTTCCATCATGTCAGCTTTGTCCGGAGCACCAGAGCTCGCCCTTGGCAACGCTATTGGCTCCAATATTGCCAATATTGGTTTGGTTCTGGGGGTAACAGCAATAATCGCTGCCCTTCCCATTCAATCCGGACTCCTTAAAGAAGACTTACCTGCCCTCATCGCCGTCACCGCAGGCGTCGGCTTCCTGTGTAGCGACAACCAGCTTACCCAAACCGATGCTTTTGTCATGATTGTCATGCTGATACTCCTGATGTATCTGTTATTTCGCTATAAAAGCGAACATCAGGACGAACTGATTGAGCAGACAACGCAAGACGACATCCAAGGCCCCAGCAAGGGGAAATCGACCTTTTGGTTTATTGTCGGCACTGTGGTTCTCATCGGATCTTCACGCTTATTGGTGTGGGGAGCAATTGAAATAGCCCGAGCCATGCAGATAAGCGAAGTGATCATCGGTCTTACGATTGTTGCTATCGGCACCAGCCTGCCGGAATTAGCCGCATCCATCGCCAGCGCGCTGCGAAAGCATCATGATATCGCGCTCGGAAACATCGTCGGTTCCAATATCCTGAATCTGCTGGCAGTGCTGTCCGCTGCGGCCGTGATCCATCCGATTGAAATCAGCTCTACCACGCTGATTCGTGATTATGGGGTTATGTGCGGTGTTACGCTGTTGCTGGCCTTGTTTATGTTTCTGCCAAGAAAAGCAAGGCAGCTCTCCAGAATCAAGGGCGGCATTCTACTGGCAGCCTATTTAGCCTATCTGGCGATACTCTATCAACAGACCATTACGGCCTCGGCTTGA